From Streptomyces sp. NBC_00683, one genomic window encodes:
- a CDS encoding DUF4232 domain-containing protein, with protein MRVRKTMSAVVIMAGALALPGCSGFLVPAGEGEPGRTPSASSTERAQTGGVRAEPLPAPSVSADAPAQGAPSTDAPTADCPASGVRVDVGPVQTAMFHRAVTLTLVNCGTKPYSVNGYPSVRALGEDGERIPVPVNAGGSMFGNDQGAKGVTLKPGGTVRSVLAWVSTKEGGDLIEGDALEIAPAPDTGARVFPLEGHDLRLMDELNTTAWRTELPE; from the coding sequence ATGCGGGTACGGAAAACGATGTCGGCGGTCGTGATCATGGCCGGCGCGCTGGCACTCCCGGGCTGTTCCGGCTTCCTCGTCCCGGCGGGCGAGGGGGAGCCCGGCCGGACACCGAGCGCGTCGAGCACCGAACGGGCGCAGACCGGCGGGGTGCGTGCCGAGCCGCTTCCGGCACCTTCCGTCTCGGCGGACGCGCCGGCCCAGGGCGCTCCGAGCACCGACGCGCCGACGGCGGACTGCCCCGCCTCCGGGGTCCGGGTCGATGTGGGCCCCGTACAGACCGCGATGTTCCACCGGGCCGTCACCCTCACGCTCGTGAACTGCGGTACGAAGCCCTACAGCGTGAACGGCTATCCGTCCGTCCGGGCGCTGGGTGAGGACGGCGAGCGGATTCCCGTCCCCGTGAACGCGGGCGGCTCGATGTTCGGCAACGACCAAGGAGCGAAGGGCGTCACGCTGAAGCCGGGCGGAACCGTCAGGTCGGTCCTGGCCTGGGTCTCCACCAAGGAGGGCGGCGACCTCATCGAGGGGGACGCCCTGGAGATCGCTCCCGCCCCCGACACGGGAGCCCGCGTCTTCCCGCTGGAGGGCCACGACCTGCGCCTGATGGACGAGCTGAACACGACTGCGTGGCGCACCGAACTGCCGGAATGA
- a CDS encoding GNAT family N-acetyltransferase, which translates to MNLRPATRHDLPAVLALLADEDRVVDPASVVVDAAYETAFAAIDSDPRNEMLVLADGNGVLGCLQMTYIPGLGKHGAERALVEAVRIRADLRGGGLGRDLMRQAVERARLRGCALVQLTSGRQRTDAHRFYESLGFARSHEGFKLSL; encoded by the coding sequence GTGAACCTCCGACCGGCGACGCGCCACGATCTCCCTGCAGTTCTCGCACTTCTCGCGGACGAGGACCGGGTGGTGGACCCTGCGTCGGTCGTCGTCGACGCGGCATACGAGACGGCCTTCGCGGCCATCGACAGCGATCCCCGGAACGAGATGCTGGTCCTGGCGGACGGCAACGGGGTGCTGGGGTGCCTGCAGATGACGTACATCCCCGGTCTCGGGAAGCACGGAGCCGAGCGTGCGCTGGTCGAGGCGGTGCGGATCAGGGCCGACCTGCGGGGCGGCGGTCTGGGGCGCGACCTCATGCGGCAGGCCGTTGAGCGAGCCCGGCTGCGGGGCTGCGCGCTCGTGCAGCTGACCAGCGGCAGGCAGCGGACGGACGCCCACAGGTTCTACGAGTCGTTGGGCTTCGCCCGCAGCCACGAGGGCTTCAAGCTCTCCCTCTGA
- a CDS encoding antibiotic biosynthesis monooxygenase — MPTTQVNSRPEITRSDARLVKVSTWDTGSPERQRQTVEAVRSAWAGRDWPHPGLLSYTVHTGEDGRTLLHYSQWTGEEAYQDFVRGGRDTRNAEIDAAVPGIERIGLHTFELYRSGAKGGDNREPGCVVIVDVEFDGPDPARQRDWVDAVFEALGTDPVPAPGGIAAHFHLGTEGDRVLNYAEWETAQAHVDALASAGDGVGSPTPQWKRVQNYPGVTGGGVHRYTPALSLGAGL; from the coding sequence ATGCCGACCACACAGGTCAACTCCCGCCCCGAGATCACGCGTTCCGACGCGCGCCTCGTCAAGGTCAGCACCTGGGACACCGGTTCCCCCGAGCGGCAGCGGCAGACGGTCGAAGCCGTGCGCTCGGCATGGGCCGGCCGTGACTGGCCGCACCCGGGCCTGCTCTCGTACACCGTGCACACCGGGGAGGACGGCAGGACGCTGCTCCACTACTCGCAGTGGACCGGCGAGGAGGCCTACCAGGACTTCGTGCGCGGCGGCCGTGACACGCGCAATGCCGAGATCGACGCGGCCGTCCCCGGAATCGAGCGGATCGGGCTGCACACGTTCGAGCTGTACCGGTCGGGGGCCAAAGGGGGAGACAACCGTGAACCGGGCTGCGTCGTGATCGTCGACGTCGAGTTCGACGGACCGGACCCGGCCCGCCAACGGGACTGGGTGGACGCGGTGTTCGAGGCGTTGGGCACCGATCCGGTGCCGGCACCCGGCGGCATCGCGGCGCACTTCCACCTCGGCACGGAGGGCGACCGCGTACTCAACTACGCCGAGTGGGAGACCGCGCAGGCCCACGTCGACGCCCTCGCCTCGGCCGGCGACGGCGTCGGATCCCCGACACCGCAGTGGAAGCGGGTCCAGAACTACCCGGGTGTGACCGGCGGCGGTGTGCACCGCTACACCCCGGCGCTCAGCCTCGGAGCGGGCCTGTAG
- a CDS encoding alkaline phosphatase PhoX translates to MSFTRREFTRQSALTGAGIALTGTVGALATAPGALAAEDARHGHGNDHDDHGHGHSKELGYGPLLPDPKGILALPAGFSYRIVTHSGVTKLESGESTPSNHDGTAAFEGPRGVTLLVNNHELSGTRAGWEHPVPLIEGFVYDPVAAGGCTVVETRRDGRTAEWVGIAGTSTNCAGGSTSWGTWLTCEETEDKAGKNGLLKDHGYVFEVDPYDRRANRDPRPIKAFGRYAHEAVVIDPKFGHAYLTEDASGPNGLLYRWVPPHGFKHGRGKLRTLADDAGVLQATKCFDKNGAFVDDLSRATKIGTVYGVDWVDVPDRDAKTVPVRKQFDNTQVTRARKLEGMWWGDGGAYLVSSFARSESPAQHDGQVWFYDPKRRTLTLKVLLGVNPDPSKDGALDGPDNITVSPYGGLVISEDGEGIQHLFGATDSGRTYPIARNDLNAGTEDDPSYSEFTGVTFSPDGKTLFANIQTPGIMLAITGPWKRQPNRH, encoded by the coding sequence ATGTCGTTCACGCGCAGGGAATTCACCAGACAGTCCGCCCTCACCGGTGCCGGTATCGCCCTCACCGGCACCGTCGGCGCGCTGGCCACCGCACCGGGCGCCCTGGCCGCCGAGGACGCACGGCACGGACACGGCAACGACCACGACGACCACGGGCACGGACACAGCAAGGAGCTGGGCTACGGCCCGCTGCTCCCCGACCCGAAGGGCATCCTCGCGCTGCCCGCCGGATTCTCGTACCGCATCGTCACGCACAGCGGTGTCACCAAGCTGGAGAGCGGCGAATCCACCCCCTCCAACCACGACGGCACCGCCGCCTTCGAGGGCCCGCGCGGTGTCACCCTCCTCGTCAACAACCATGAGCTGAGCGGTACCAGGGCCGGCTGGGAGCACCCCGTCCCGCTCATCGAGGGCTTCGTCTACGACCCGGTCGCGGCCGGTGGCTGCACCGTCGTGGAGACCCGCCGCGACGGACGTACAGCCGAGTGGGTCGGCATCGCCGGTACGTCGACCAACTGCGCGGGCGGCAGCACCTCCTGGGGCACCTGGCTCACCTGTGAGGAGACCGAGGACAAGGCCGGCAAGAACGGTCTGCTCAAGGACCACGGCTACGTCTTCGAGGTCGACCCCTACGACAGGCGCGCCAACCGCGACCCGCGCCCGATCAAGGCGTTCGGCCGGTACGCCCACGAGGCCGTCGTCATCGACCCCAAGTTCGGCCACGCCTATCTGACGGAGGACGCGTCGGGCCCCAACGGCCTGCTCTACCGCTGGGTCCCGCCGCACGGCTTCAAGCACGGCCGCGGCAAGCTGCGCACCCTCGCCGACGACGCGGGTGTCCTGCAGGCCACCAAGTGCTTCGACAAGAACGGCGCGTTCGTCGACGACCTCTCCCGGGCCACGAAGATCGGCACGGTCTACGGTGTGGACTGGGTCGACGTACCCGACCGTGACGCGAAGACCGTCCCCGTGCGCAAGCAGTTCGACAACACCCAGGTCACCCGCGCCCGCAAGCTCGAGGGCATGTGGTGGGGAGACGGCGGCGCCTACCTCGTCTCCTCGTTCGCCCGGAGCGAGAGCCCCGCCCAGCACGACGGCCAGGTCTGGTTCTACGACCCCAAGCGCCGCACGCTCACCCTGAAGGTGCTCCTCGGCGTCAACCCCGACCCGTCCAAGGACGGCGCCCTCGACGGCCCGGACAACATCACCGTGTCCCCGTACGGCGGTCTGGTCATCTCCGAGGACGGCGAAGGCATCCAGCACCTCTTCGGTGCCACGGACAGCGGCCGCACGTACCCGATCGCACGCAACGACCTGAACGCGGGCACCGAGGACGACCCCTCGTACAGCGAATTCACCGGTGTCACCTTCTCGCCGGACGGAAAGACACTGTTCGCCAATATCCAGACGCCCGGAATCATGCTCGCCATCACGGGCCCGTGGAAGCGTCAGCCGAACCGGCACTGA
- a CDS encoding TROVE domain-containing protein: MARFNTRLIRPRVTSPVKSTGRTARNHQGAVGHLRDSRSELFLLAVANFVSQQTFHEGGDERDSRFATLVRKLAVEDPQWTAGLLHWLRREGGMRTASIVGAAEYVKARLDAGAVDGPSNRQVVDSVLLRADEPGELLGYWTSRYGRAVPKPVKRGIADAVRRLYSGKALLKYDTASKGYRFGDILNLVHAAPDPAKAWQGELFRYALDRRHHPEDAVPPVSNRVLTAHRALMDLPVAERRGVVTGPGGADRLAAAGMTWEALAGWLQGPMDAAVWEAVIPSMGAMALVRNLRNFDEAGVSDAVAAEVAARISDPAAVEASRQFPFRYLAAYQHAPSLRWAYPLEQALGHSLANIPALPGRTLILVDRSGSMWAPLSDRSQLNRADAAAVFGTALALRAADADLVEFGTSSAPVSHRRGESVLKILERFHSLGGTNTVEAVRRHYRKHERVLIVTDEQASFTHYGDVAEGIPPTVPVYTWNLAGYRIGHGPSGSDNRHTFGGLSDAAFRMVPLLEAGRSADWPWNG; this comes from the coding sequence ATGGCACGCTTCAATACCCGTCTCATCAGGCCCCGCGTCACCTCGCCCGTGAAGTCCACCGGGCGCACCGCGCGCAACCACCAGGGCGCCGTCGGACACCTCCGGGACAGCCGTTCCGAGCTCTTCCTCCTCGCGGTCGCGAACTTCGTGTCGCAGCAGACCTTCCACGAGGGCGGCGACGAGCGCGACAGCCGCTTCGCGACGCTGGTGCGGAAGCTCGCCGTCGAGGACCCGCAGTGGACCGCGGGGCTGCTGCACTGGCTGCGCCGCGAGGGCGGGATGCGTACGGCGTCGATCGTCGGCGCCGCCGAGTACGTGAAGGCCCGGCTCGACGCGGGCGCCGTGGACGGCCCGTCCAACCGGCAGGTCGTGGACTCGGTGCTGCTGCGTGCGGACGAGCCCGGTGAGCTGCTCGGCTACTGGACCTCGCGGTACGGCCGTGCCGTGCCCAAGCCCGTCAAGCGCGGCATCGCCGACGCCGTACGCCGGCTCTACAGCGGCAAGGCGCTGCTGAAGTACGACACCGCGTCCAAGGGGTACCGCTTCGGCGACATCCTCAACCTGGTGCACGCCGCGCCCGACCCGGCCAAGGCCTGGCAGGGCGAGCTGTTCCGGTACGCGCTGGACCGCAGGCACCACCCCGAGGACGCCGTTCCGCCCGTCTCGAACCGCGTCCTGACCGCCCACCGGGCACTGATGGACCTGCCGGTCGCAGAGCGTCGCGGCGTCGTCACAGGACCCGGTGGGGCGGACCGGCTGGCCGCCGCCGGCATGACCTGGGAGGCACTCGCGGGCTGGCTGCAGGGTCCGATGGACGCCGCGGTCTGGGAGGCGGTCATTCCCTCCATGGGGGCGATGGCGCTCGTACGCAACCTGCGGAACTTCGACGAGGCCGGGGTCTCCGACGCGGTCGCGGCCGAGGTGGCGGCGAGGATCTCCGACCCGGCGGCGGTCGAGGCTTCCCGGCAGTTCCCCTTCCGCTACCTCGCGGCCTACCAGCACGCGCCCTCGCTGCGCTGGGCCTACCCGCTGGAGCAGGCGCTCGGGCACTCGCTGGCGAACATTCCGGCGCTGCCCGGCCGCACCCTGATCCTCGTGGACCGTTCCGGTTCCATGTGGGCGCCGCTCTCGGACCGCTCGCAGCTGAACCGGGCCGACGCCGCGGCCGTCTTCGGTACGGCCCTGGCACTGCGGGCCGCGGACGCCGACCTGGTGGAGTTTGGCACGAGCAGTGCGCCGGTGTCCCACCGCCGGGGCGAGTCGGTCCTGAAGATCCTGGAGCGCTTCCACAGCCTGGGCGGAACCAACACCGTGGAGGCCGTGCGCAGGCACTACAGGAAGCACGAGCGGGTGCTGATCGTCACCGATGAGCAGGCCTCGTTCACGCACTACGGGGACGTCGCCGAGGGGATCCCGCCGACCGTTCCGGTCTACACCTGGAACCTCGCCGGGTACCGGATCGGGCACGGCCCGTCGGGGAGCGATAACCGCCACACCTTCGGGGGTCTTTCCGACGCGGCATTCCGGATGGTGCCCCTGCTGGAAGCGGGCAGGAGCGCCGACTGGCCGTGGAACGGCTGA
- a CDS encoding TerD family protein encodes MTAMTPGSNIPLSAARVAVDVAAPVRLDVSGLLLTADGKVRSDDDFIFYNQPSGPGVTYRSGGGSAPDAIVVDTSAVPPGIEKIVVTASPDAAGQTFQGVEPTATVRNADDGSALATFTPPQLGAETALVVIEIYLRNGAWKARAVGQGYANGLAGIATDFGVSVEEPAAPAAPVAPAAPVNVQPAPPAPPAQAPVDPRIAPPAPPAPPAAPPAPAASGKINLDKGRVSLQKNQTVSLVKGGRPLLSQVKMGLGWEPAFRGKDIDLDASVIAFGPNRNHLDSCYFGKLSILNGAIQHSGDNLTGEGAGDDEVIVVDLGRIPADATGLVFTVNSFTGQKFTEVAKAYCRLIDAATGEELVRFDLTGAEPQTGVMMAKLIKQFTGEWEMTGMGEFVKSRTVRGMVKPAAKAL; translated from the coding sequence ATGACCGCAATGACCCCCGGCTCGAACATCCCTCTCTCCGCCGCCCGCGTGGCGGTGGACGTCGCCGCCCCGGTGCGGCTCGACGTCTCGGGCCTGCTGCTCACCGCCGACGGCAAGGTGCGCTCCGACGACGACTTCATCTTCTACAACCAGCCCTCCGGCCCGGGCGTGACGTACCGCTCGGGCGGCGGCTCCGCGCCCGACGCGATCGTGGTGGACACCTCCGCGGTCCCTCCGGGCATCGAGAAGATCGTCGTCACCGCGAGCCCCGACGCCGCGGGCCAGACCTTCCAGGGGGTCGAGCCCACCGCGACCGTGCGCAACGCGGACGACGGCAGCGCGCTCGCCACCTTCACCCCGCCCCAGCTGGGCGCGGAGACGGCGCTGGTGGTCATCGAGATCTACCTGCGCAACGGCGCCTGGAAGGCCCGCGCCGTGGGCCAGGGCTATGCGAACGGCCTGGCGGGCATCGCCACGGACTTCGGCGTGTCGGTCGAGGAGCCGGCAGCGCCCGCCGCCCCGGTCGCGCCGGCCGCACCGGTGAACGTCCAGCCTGCTCCGCCCGCTCCCCCGGCGCAGGCCCCCGTGGACCCGCGGATCGCTCCGCCCGCCCCGCCTGCGCCGCCGGCCGCCCCGCCCGCCCCCGCCGCCTCCGGCAAGATCAACCTCGACAAGGGCCGGGTCAGCCTCCAGAAGAACCAGACGGTTTCCCTGGTCAAGGGCGGCAGGCCGCTGCTGTCCCAGGTCAAGATGGGCCTCGGCTGGGAGCCCGCGTTCCGCGGCAAGGACATCGACCTCGACGCCTCGGTGATCGCCTTCGGTCCCAACCGCAATCACCTGGACAGCTGCTACTTCGGCAAGCTCTCCATCCTCAACGGCGCCATCCAGCACTCCGGCGACAACCTCACGGGTGAGGGCGCGGGTGACGACGAGGTGATCGTCGTGGACCTCGGCCGGATCCCCGCCGACGCGACCGGTCTGGTCTTCACGGTCAACTCGTTCACCGGCCAGAAGTTCACCGAGGTCGCCAAGGCCTACTGCCGGCTGATCGACGCGGCGACCGGCGAGGAACTGGTGCGCTTCGACCTGACGGGCGCGGAGCCGCAGACCGGCGTCATGATGGCGAAGCTGATCAAGCAGTTCACCGGCGAGTGGGAGATGACCGGCATGGGCGAGTTCGTGAAGTCGCGGACCGTTCGCGGCATGGTGAAGCCCGCCGCGAAGGCGCTGTAG
- a CDS encoding NAD-dependent epimerase/dehydratase family protein, producing the protein MPAPRTVLLTGAAGGLGTLMRGLLPAYGYELRLFDVIPIEGEPDAITADLGGKEALREAVRGVDAIIHLAGISLEASFDKILRSNIEGTYNLYEAAREEGVGRIVFASSNHAIGYTPRPLPGDPLIPIGTARRPDTFYGLSKSFGEDLAQLYWDKYGVETVSVRIGSCFMEPTSVRMLSVWMSPGDGARLFHAALTAEDVRHTVIYGSSDNTRLWWDLTTAKSLGYEPQDDSEQYADKLVAEHGELDPENPDHAHIGGHFVTDPPMWPY; encoded by the coding sequence ATGCCCGCTCCCCGCACCGTCCTGCTCACCGGCGCCGCCGGCGGCCTCGGCACCCTCATGCGGGGACTGCTGCCCGCATACGGCTATGAACTGCGCCTCTTCGACGTCATCCCCATCGAGGGCGAACCGGACGCGATCACCGCCGACCTCGGCGGCAAGGAGGCCCTGCGGGAAGCCGTACGGGGCGTCGACGCGATCATCCATCTCGCGGGCATCTCCCTGGAAGCGTCCTTCGACAAGATTCTGCGCTCCAACATCGAGGGCACCTACAACCTCTACGAGGCCGCACGCGAGGAGGGCGTCGGGCGCATCGTGTTCGCCTCCTCCAACCACGCCATCGGCTACACCCCGCGCCCCCTGCCCGGCGACCCGCTGATCCCGATCGGCACCGCACGCCGCCCCGACACCTTCTACGGTCTGTCGAAGTCCTTCGGCGAGGACCTCGCGCAGCTCTACTGGGACAAGTACGGCGTCGAGACCGTCTCGGTGCGCATCGGCTCCTGCTTCATGGAGCCGACATCGGTCCGGATGCTGTCGGTCTGGATGAGCCCCGGCGACGGCGCGCGGCTCTTCCACGCCGCGCTCACCGCCGAGGACGTGCGCCACACGGTGATCTACGGCTCCTCCGACAACACCCGCCTGTGGTGGGACCTGACGACGGCCAAGTCCCTCGGGTACGAGCCGCAGGACGACTCCGAGCAGTACGCGGACAAGCTCGTCGCCGAACACGGGGAGCTGGACCCGGAGAACCCGGACCACGCCCACATCGGCGGCCACTTCGTCACGGACCCGCCGATGTGGCCGTACTAG
- a CDS encoding 5-dehydro-4-deoxyglucarate dehydratase has product MTSAPLAARLTDVAGPLFFPVTAYGPDGTVDLDAFRAHVRAGIDAGAAAVFACCGTGEFHALTPEEFRIVVAAAVEETAGQVPVVAGAGYGTALAIQYAKLAEDAGADGLLAMPPYLVVAGQEGLLGHYTALAAATGLETIVYQRDNAVFTPETVLALAQTPGIIGLKDGFGDLDLMQRIVSAVRTGLPGQDFLYFNGLPTAELTGLAYRGIGVTLYSSAVFAFAPDIALAFYRAMESGDDDLVNALLDHFYRPLVELRAKGRGYAVSLVKAGVRLEGLEVGEVRTPLTEPPAEHVEELTVIIANGRALLEKHGAGQEGRG; this is encoded by the coding sequence GTGACCTCAGCCCCCCTTGCCGCCCGACTCACCGATGTCGCCGGGCCGCTCTTCTTCCCCGTCACCGCCTACGGGCCGGACGGCACCGTGGACCTCGACGCCTTCCGTGCGCATGTGCGCGCCGGCATCGACGCCGGCGCCGCAGCGGTCTTCGCCTGCTGCGGCACCGGCGAGTTCCACGCGCTGACGCCGGAGGAGTTCCGGATCGTCGTCGCCGCGGCCGTCGAGGAGACCGCCGGACAGGTACCCGTCGTCGCGGGCGCCGGCTACGGCACCGCGCTCGCGATCCAGTACGCGAAGCTCGCCGAGGACGCGGGAGCGGACGGACTCCTCGCCATGCCCCCGTACCTCGTCGTCGCCGGCCAGGAAGGCCTACTGGGCCACTACACCGCGCTCGCCGCGGCCACCGGCCTGGAGACGATCGTCTACCAGCGCGACAACGCGGTCTTCACCCCGGAGACCGTCCTCGCCCTCGCGCAGACCCCCGGGATCATCGGCCTCAAGGACGGCTTCGGCGACCTCGACCTGATGCAGCGCATCGTCAGCGCCGTACGCACCGGCCTGCCCGGCCAGGACTTCCTGTACTTCAACGGCCTGCCCACCGCCGAACTCACCGGGCTCGCCTACCGCGGCATCGGCGTCACCCTCTACTCCTCCGCGGTGTTCGCCTTCGCACCCGACATCGCCCTCGCCTTCTACCGGGCCATGGAATCCGGCGACGACGACCTGGTGAACGCGCTGCTCGACCACTTCTACCGGCCGCTCGTCGAACTGCGCGCCAAGGGGCGCGGTTACGCGGTGTCCTTGGTGAAGGCGGGCGTCCGGCTCGAGGGCCTGGAGGTCGGAGAGGTGCGCACCCCGCTCACCGAGCCGCCCGCCGAGCACGTCGAGGAACTGACCGTGATCATCGCGAACGGCCGTGCCCTGCTGGAGAAGCACGGGGCCGGGCAGGAGGGGCGCGGGTGA
- a CDS encoding MFS transporter, whose product MAPLAWPGGECAGHGGARAGGAVGRVVCDRTALLVLAGVLVSGFGTSAMWLTAGIWVKSLTGSDSLAALTVFAMWAPVLAGPALGALADLLPRRQLLIWVNLAMAGLMTSLLVVDSAGRVWVLFAVLFVYGVSGVLLDAAEAALVARAVDARLLGDFNGLRTMANEGMKLLAPLAGAGLFARYGGGPVALLDALTFALAALVFAQLRVREPDRAGRVSRRGGTAAGIRLLRGSQALRPLVYAGALTMLVAGLNGAAVYAVVDDVLGRSPAYAGVLYAVQGAGSVAAGLLAGPLLRRMPERVFAAAGTAVFAVAVGARALPCEPVALVASAAIGLGLPCVLIAAMTAVQRETPDAVLGRTAAAANSLMTVPNAVALALGAGLVAVVDVTVLLPLTAVAGLGTAAWLGTGRWGRLTGAPTGPLPSSTDA is encoded by the coding sequence ATGGCCCCGTTGGCGTGGCCAGGGGGCGAGTGCGCAGGTCACGGTGGTGCGAGGGCGGGCGGTGCCGTGGGCAGAGTGGTATGCGATCGGACGGCCCTGCTCGTTCTGGCAGGGGTGCTCGTCTCCGGATTCGGTACGTCCGCGATGTGGCTCACCGCCGGGATCTGGGTCAAGTCGCTCACCGGTTCGGACAGCCTGGCGGCCCTGACCGTGTTCGCGATGTGGGCCCCGGTGCTCGCCGGCCCCGCACTCGGCGCGCTCGCCGATCTGCTGCCCCGCAGACAGCTGTTGATCTGGGTGAATCTGGCCATGGCGGGGCTCATGACCTCGCTGCTCGTGGTCGATTCGGCCGGCCGGGTCTGGGTGCTCTTCGCCGTTCTGTTCGTCTACGGGGTGAGTGGCGTCCTGCTGGACGCGGCCGAGGCGGCGCTGGTCGCCCGGGCGGTGGACGCGCGGCTGCTGGGGGACTTCAACGGGCTGCGGACCATGGCGAACGAGGGCATGAAACTGCTCGCGCCGCTGGCGGGCGCGGGCCTGTTCGCGCGGTACGGCGGCGGGCCGGTGGCGCTCCTGGACGCGCTGACGTTCGCCCTGGCCGCGCTGGTGTTCGCGCAGTTGCGGGTACGGGAGCCCGACAGGGCGGGGCGGGTGTCACGGCGGGGTGGCACGGCGGCGGGCATACGGCTGCTGCGCGGCTCGCAGGCGCTGCGGCCACTGGTGTACGCCGGGGCGCTGACGATGCTGGTGGCCGGACTCAACGGCGCTGCGGTGTACGCCGTCGTCGATGATGTGCTCGGCCGCTCCCCCGCCTACGCAGGGGTGCTGTACGCGGTCCAGGGCGCCGGTTCGGTGGCGGCGGGGCTGCTGGCCGGGCCGCTGCTCCGGCGCATGCCGGAGCGGGTCTTCGCGGCGGCGGGGACCGCCGTGTTCGCGGTGGCGGTGGGGGCGCGGGCACTGCCCTGCGAGCCGGTGGCCCTGGTGGCGAGCGCGGCCATCGGTCTCGGTCTGCCGTGTGTGCTGATCGCCGCGATGACGGCCGTGCAGCGGGAGACCCCGGACGCGGTGCTCGGCCGCACGGCCGCGGCGGCCAACTCGCTGATGACGGTGCCGAACGCGGTGGCCCTGGCGCTCGGGGCGGGGCTGGTCGCGGTGGTGGACGTCACCGTGCTGCTGCCGCTGACCGCGGTGGCCGGACTGGGTACGGCGGCATGGCTGGGCACGGGCCGGTGGGGGCGGCTGACGGGCGCCCCCACCGGTCCGCTTCCTTCATCGACCGATGCGTGA
- a CDS encoding GntR family transcriptional regulator: MTFAPTPIPSRTQYVLEAIKHAILTAQLRPGQALVETELAAQFGVSKTPVREALKTLAGTGLVVMSQYKGATVRLVDATMAREVYDVRLLLEPEALRRSITRKASLDAAQEALERSDSAVDKADRSLANRDFHRALYLPCGNPLLSRMLDEIRDQAALVSTVAWTAIPSWEREAAEHREILRLALADDAAAAAGALHDHIASFVRRAFPDDEDGGDAA; the protein is encoded by the coding sequence ATGACCTTTGCGCCCACCCCGATCCCCTCCCGGACCCAGTACGTGCTGGAGGCGATCAAGCACGCCATCCTGACAGCGCAGCTGAGACCGGGGCAGGCGCTCGTCGAGACGGAGCTCGCCGCGCAGTTCGGGGTGTCGAAGACTCCTGTACGTGAGGCGCTGAAGACGCTCGCCGGTACGGGGCTCGTCGTCATGAGCCAGTACAAGGGCGCCACCGTGCGACTCGTCGACGCGACCATGGCGCGGGAGGTGTACGACGTGCGCCTGCTCCTGGAGCCCGAGGCGCTGCGCCGCTCCATCACCCGCAAGGCCTCGCTCGACGCGGCACAGGAGGCCCTGGAGCGCTCCGACTCGGCGGTCGACAAGGCCGACAGGTCGCTCGCGAACCGGGACTTCCACCGCGCGCTCTACCTGCCCTGCGGCAACCCGCTGCTCTCCCGGATGCTCGACGAGATCCGTGACCAGGCCGCCCTCGTGTCGACCGTCGCTTGGACGGCCATCCCCTCGTGGGAGCGGGAGGCGGCCGAACACCGGGAGATCCTGCGGCTCGCCCTCGCGGACGACGCGGCGGCGGCGGCCGGGGCTCTGCACGACCACATCGCGTCGTTCGTGCGCCGCGCCTTCCCCGACGACGAAGACGGGGGTGACGCGGCGTGA